Proteins encoded by one window of Chanos chanos chromosome 7, fChaCha1.1, whole genome shotgun sequence:
- the itga6b gene encoding integrin alpha-6b, translating into MEWTHISGFNLDKDNVIRKTGDPGSLFGFSLAMHQQLQPSDQRMLLVGAPRAKGYPATKANITGGVYNCDIGSTSPTCQRIKFDDDLQPEDSKENQWLGVTVQSQGPGGKILACAHRYQKRMFQSQDIIGRCYQLSQDLKIRPDEEDGGNWKFCEGRLRGHENFGSCQQGISATFTKDYHYLVFGAPGAYNWKGIVRMEQKNVSLMEMGFFDDGPFETEDERRQKLDLIPLPDNSYLGFSLDSGKQLTKKGQLTVVAGAPRANHSGAVVLLKKESDTSSLLIKEYILDGEGLASSFGYDLTVVDLNADGWQDIVVGAPQFFVKDKDIGGAIYVYINKKGLWNTVIPKRIDGNKDSMFGLVVENLGDLNLDSFQDVAVGAPYDDGGDGRVFIYLGSADGIKEKPAQVLSGKDHGIKLFGYSLAGNMDMDQNAYPDLAVGSLSDSVFVYRAKPVVNIEKTVKITPEQIDLTKKNCGNSICIEVEACFIYTAKPESYNPRLSISCSIQVESERKMRGFAPRVTFLNQPPNTQEIKETLELQKQGKKECVKHKVRLQDNIRDKLNGIPLEVSVEINQGSRRKRQSSLPQLAPVLDLNEPEKTEIKFLKEGCGADNICDSNLELQYKFFSREPTKEEYQPLKMRSGGAAEFVLRDKKDIAVEVTVTNKKGDDAYEAELIGRFPGSLSYSGSRTITPNKNVVCAANQNGSQANCELGNPFKKDAEIKFYIILSTGGISINTTSLDIELRLQTTSSQKKEVVQIARLHVKIEVSLSVSGVAKPSQISYSGKVRGESAMKTETEIGSQIDYEFRVSNLESHLKIDSATLTIQWPKHTETGKWLLYLMSISSKGIRRLTCSHPNEINLLSVKEVPSQSRKRREIEKAGTEDKGVLSPLTQKRKHKDLSCNDGSKCLDIVCTLQGLSSDAVIHLKSRLWNSTFLEEFKDLNYVNIITKASLNLDSMNVVLKNQDAQVRVTVFPEFKAAQHRGVAWWIILVAILLGLLLLGLLIFLLWKCGFFKRSKYDDSVPSYNAVRIKKEERQIKPGTGVPDPAEKKRWVTTWNENESYS; encoded by the exons ATGGAATGGACACATATTTCAGGATTCAACCTTGACAAGGACAATGTCATTAGGAAGACCGGCGACCCGGGGAGCTTGTTCGGATTTTCTCTTGCTATGCACCAACAGTTGCAACCTTCGGATCAAAGAAT GCTACTGGTAGGTGCACCCCGGGCTAAAGGTTATCCCGCAACGAAAGCTAACATTACAGGAGGTGTATACAACTGTGACATCGGTTCCACTTCCCCCACCTGCCAACGCATCAAGTTTGATGATGATC TTCAACCAGAGGACAGTAAGGAAAACCAGTGGCTGGGAGTGACTGTACAGAGTCAGGGACCTGGAGGGAAGATTCTG GCGTGTGCCCACCGGTATCAGAAGCGTATGTTTCAGTCTCAAGACATCATAGGACGTTGCTACCAGCTGAGCCAGGACCTGAAGATCCGGCCTGACGAGGAGGATGGGGGGAACTGGAAGTTTTGCGAGGGACGGTTGCGTGGTCATGAGAATTTCGGCTCCTGTCAGCAGGGCATCTCTGCCACCTTCACTAAAGATTACCACTATCTAGTGTTTGGTGCTCCCGGCGCCTACAACTGGAAAG GCATAGTGCGGATGGAGCAAAAGAACGTGTCTCTTATGGAAATGGGCTTTTTTGACGATGGCCCCTTTGAGACTGAGGACGAGAGGCGTCAAAAGCTTGATCTCATACCACTTCCAGATAACAGTTATTTAG GTTTTTCTCTGGATAGCGGGAAACAGCTGACTAAAAAAGGACAGCTTACTGTTGTCGCTGGAGCCCCGCGGGCGAACCACAGCGGAGCGGTGGTGTTGCTGAAGAAGGAGTCTGACACCTCCAGCCTGCTGATTAAAGAGTACATCTTGGACGGTGAAGGCTTGGCCTCCTCGTTTGGTTACGACCTGACAGTGGTCGACCTAAACGCAGACGG CTGGCAGGACATTGTGGTTGGAGCTCCTCAGTTCTTTGTTAAAGACAAAGACATTGGCGGAGCCATTTACGTCTACATTAACAAGAAAGGGCTGTGGAACACGGTCATTCCTAAACGAATCGACGGGAACAAGGACTCCATGTTTGGCCTGGTTGTGGAAAATCTCGGTGACTTGAATTTGGACTCATTTCAAG ATGTCGCTGTGGGGGCTCCGTACGATGATGGAGGTGATGGGAGGGTTTTCATTTACCTGGGCTCAGCTGATGGCATTAAAGAAAAGCCTGCACAG GTACTGAGTGGCAAAGATCACGGCATTAAGCTCTTTGGCTATTCATTGGCGGGAAATATGGACATGGACCAAAATGCTTATCCTGACCTGGCTGTCGGCTCCCTTTcagattctgtgtttgtgtacag GGCAAAGCCCGTTGTCAACATTGAGAAAACTGTCAAGATAACACCAGAGCAGATCGACCTCACTAAGAAAAACTGTGGAAACAGCATCTG CATTGAGGTGGAAGCCTGTTTCATCTACACAGCCAAACCTGAATCCTACAACCCTAGACTCT CCATCTCGTGCTCCATTCAGGTAGAGTCTGAACGAAAGATGAGAGGGTTCGCTCCCAGGGTCACCTTTCTGAATCAGCCGCCTAACACTCAGGAGATAAAGGAAACATTGGAACTCCAAAAACAGGGCAAAAAGGAGTGTGTTAAGCACAAAGTCAGACTGCAg GACAACATCAGGGATAAACTAAACGGAATCCCACTAGAAGTTTCCGTGGAGATTAATCAAGGCTCACGCCGCAAGAGACAGAGCTCCCTCCCCCAGCTTGCTCCCGTCCTGGACCTAAACGAACCCGAAAAAACGGAG ATTAAATTTCTGAAGGAGGGATGCGGTGCAGACAATATCTGCGACAGCAATCTTGAGCTACAGTATAAATTCTTCTCCCGGGAACCCACTAAAGAAGAATACCAGCCACTAAAAAT GCGTTCTGGAGGAGCTGCGGAGTTTGTGCTCAGAGATAAGAAGGACATTGCCGTGGAAGTCACAGTGACCAATAAGAAAGGGGACGACGCTTACGAGGCTGAGCTGATTGGGCGGTTCCCCggttctctctcttactccggTTCCCGTACTATAACACCC AACAAAAATGTTGTTTGCGCTGCCAATCAGAATGGCTCGCAGGCGAACTGCGAGCTGggaaatccatttaaaaaagacGCAGag atcaagttttacattattttaagCACAGGTGGCATATCCATAAACACTACATCACTTGACATTGAACTTCGCCTGCAAAC GACGAGTTCCCAGAAGAAGGAGGTGGTACAAATAGCCAGGCTCCATGTCAAGATcgaagtgtctctctctgtctcagg CGTGGCCAAACCGTCTCAGATCTCCTACTCTGGgaaagtgagaggagagagcgctatgaaaacagagactgagattGGCAGCCAGATTGACTATGAATTCAGG GTGAGTAACCTGGAAAGTCACCTGAAGATCGACAGCGCCACACTCACCATCCAGTGGCCCAAGCACACAGAGACGGGCAAATGGCTCCTCTACCTGATGAGCATCAGCAGCAAGGGAATCAGGAGGCTCACCTGCTCTCACCCCAATGAGATTAACCTTCTCTCCGTCAAAGAG GTTCCCTCACAGTCGAGAAAGAGACGAGAAATCGAGAAAGCGGGCACGGAGGACAAAGGAGTCTTATCGCCTTTgactcagaaaagaaaacacaaagatttG tcctGTAATGATGGTTCTAAGTGTCTGGATATAGTCTGCACTCTACAGGGACTGAGCAGTGATGCCGTCATCCATCTGAAGTCTCGTCTGTGGAACAGCACTTTCCTTGAG GAGTTCAAAGACTTAAATTACGTGAATATCATAACGAAGGCGTCATTGAATCTGGACTCCATGAACGTTGTTTTGAAGAATCAAGATGCACAG GTGCGAGTAACGGTCTTCCCAGAGTTCAAGGCAGCCCAGCACAGGGGCGTGGCCTGGTGGATCATACTGGTAGCCATCTTATTAGGGCTGCTGTTACTTGGCCTGCTGATCTTCTTGCTGTGGAAG TGTGGATTTTTCAAACGCTCCAAGTATGATGACAGCGTTCCGAGTTACAATGCCGTACGGAttaagaaagaggaaagacagattAAACCGGGGACGGGCGTGCCGGACCCTGCGGAGAAGAAACGATGGGTGACCACCTGGAATGAGAACGAAAGTTACTCTTAA